One genomic region from Leptolyngbyaceae cyanobacterium JSC-12 encodes:
- a CDS encoding hypothetical protein (IMG reference gene:2510095573): MLPFVAVPSTIAQEFGKYRDLFCRGAGFEQVSRYVTGLLLSENKTLQGIAGQWVAGGEVGGRRAMHAAVFEAGWRSSELMSHHRAVIAKEHQGRGREVISLDWTLSHHDWGKQIFGVKRSYDYVEHRMSCFQTVVTATIANRHLIDGIDVVVQFPDFSVAEREYLKVTAKSHYDDLDQVRERLIEMLHYHKNRLEYRKRTEIAVEIVRQVEAEGQFPTADYAFDNGVLTVELTTMIESAGKHWVSEVESSRNILWNDQWQRVDAIGLELRIHHPESFRPIQVTCRNGETKPIWAFTKVVRLKKFGRKRLVIVHEQADLQDPPRFLLTDALHWESGRVMQTWSYRWSCEVFHEVSKQHTGLESAQVRNEEAVNRHFRLSCVAQSILQRTACSGAQSERFEFAQGKQTVGQKLYTLTRQAFDDLLQFIVTRCSHGHTNGQILQALLPS, encoded by the coding sequence ATGCTGCCCTTTGTCGCTGTGCCATCGACGATTGCTCAAGAGTTTGGGAAATATCGAGACCTGTTCTGCCGAGGCGCAGGCTTTGAGCAGGTGAGTCGCTATGTGACCGGATTGCTGTTGAGTGAGAACAAAACCTTGCAAGGGATTGCCGGACAATGGGTAGCAGGTGGGGAGGTCGGCGGACGAAGAGCGATGCACGCAGCGGTGTTTGAGGCGGGCTGGAGGAGTTCAGAGTTAATGTCCCATCATCGTGCTGTGATAGCCAAAGAGCATCAGGGGCGAGGGCGAGAAGTCATCAGTCTGGATTGGACGCTCAGCCATCACGATTGGGGCAAGCAGATCTTTGGGGTGAAGCGATCCTATGATTATGTGGAACATCGGATGAGTTGCTTTCAAACGGTGGTGACGGCGACGATTGCGAACCGCCACCTAATTGATGGGATTGACGTGGTGGTGCAGTTTCCAGATTTTTCAGTGGCAGAACGGGAGTATCTGAAAGTGACGGCAAAATCCCACTATGACGATTTAGACCAAGTGCGAGAACGACTGATTGAGATGTTGCATTATCACAAGAATCGATTGGAGTATCGCAAACGCACCGAGATTGCCGTCGAGATTGTGCGCCAAGTGGAAGCGGAAGGACAATTTCCCACCGCCGATTATGCGTTTGACAATGGGGTGTTGACTGTTGAGTTAACCACCATGATTGAGTCCGCAGGAAAACACTGGGTGAGTGAAGTTGAAAGTTCTCGCAACATCTTGTGGAATGACCAATGGCAACGGGTAGATGCGATTGGTTTAGAACTCAGAATCCATCACCCAGAGAGCTTTCGCCCGATTCAAGTCACTTGCCGCAACGGCGAAACGAAACCGATTTGGGCATTTACCAAAGTCGTGCGCCTCAAGAAGTTTGGACGCAAGCGATTGGTCATCGTCCACGAGCAAGCAGATTTACAAGACCCACCTCGCTTCCTGCTCACCGATGCGTTGCATTGGGAAAGTGGGCGAGTCATGCAGACTTGGAGTTATCGATGGTCCTGCGAGGTCTTTCATGAGGTGAGCAAACAGCACACCGGGCTAGAGTCGGCTCAGGTGCGGAACGAGGAAGCGGTCAACCGTCACTTCCGTCTTAGTTGCGTGGCGCAGTCGATTCTGCAACGGACTGCCTGTTCTGGCGCACAATCTGAACGATTTGAGTTTGCTCAAGGCAAGCAAACGGTGGGACAGAAGCTCTATACCCTCACTCGTCAAGCCTTTGATGATTTGCTGCAATTCATTGTGACGCGATGTTCTCACGGACATACAAATGGACAGATTTTACAAGCTCTCCTCCCCAGTTGA
- a CDS encoding hypothetical protein (IMG reference gene:2510095574): MKPENHSINLPSVALIASNTNCSNDSTSRSIVPAKTTQQRNVRLAREIAKHMPRLLPIIALMSATSALAIPVESNSVYGKGMVLQTSNSTVLPAGVQFTGVEHSIESDRFLQIESVDRSKLTITTWETTLPVTLPSGKAATATFYGSPDKPLETPGTAVQRGFTLPEERITFSTDPEFLRNSGLNGIQHNNAFTGEGHGPTINPTEFGNAHIKGGMTTSANWMVVRDQDGKVLFEGTPATYGAQLYWDGNVAQISDAEGLNIGEGNYQTNREITTETTTETTQEQRSRQAIVETQHTVQGQKTWSTVEAQQRTELSTITKPFQTEETSRFRQTFGSDLRSIFPLHNVAILHHDKNTPSNFYLKTGFQLSGDVSNESNPTLSGQLRIPLDTRRGTSSLNILVGGAPQNDQPGQPDFYALLFAQLNTPLVRVVDGQYKPSRFVAGVRFGGGVFHVPIAEQVITRTISKSGLDILSERQTFNDFTTTTWGQDFTTNFTQQVANNYVDTYQVNTTIRTPVTRDITNLVVTRTDGSTFTAPGYQTVSEQRGDTVRTSAASLLGSTLVASTTTMQPGSTQFSEAQVLSQQTASQLVGAETTSQRVVQDVSVKQTVSEKDAWGHVMFINPYFGNFDLASIKKPGSLLYEIGGNFVRNSLLGNVSYKDSNLYLTTGVPLWNPTLSDTKTAGTGLLTMRAYAVYLPMTNDVRVGAGLQLSGF, translated from the coding sequence ATGAAACCTGAAAATCACTCCATCAATTTACCTAGTGTTGCCCTGATTGCATCCAATACCAACTGTTCTAATGACTCAACCAGCCGTTCCATTGTTCCTGCCAAGACAACCCAACAACGCAATGTCAGACTAGCACGGGAAATTGCTAAGCACATGCCCCGTCTGTTGCCCATCATCGCTTTGATGTCTGCAACTTCAGCACTGGCTATCCCGGTTGAATCGAACTCTGTCTATGGCAAAGGCATGGTTCTACAAACTTCAAATTCTACAGTCCTGCCAGCGGGTGTTCAATTCACAGGAGTAGAGCACTCCATTGAGAGCGATCGCTTTTTGCAGATTGAAAGTGTAGATCGCTCCAAGCTTACCATCACGACCTGGGAAACTACCCTGCCCGTTACTTTGCCCAGCGGAAAAGCAGCAACAGCCACCTTCTACGGTTCACCCGACAAGCCGCTAGAAACACCAGGAACAGCGGTTCAACGAGGTTTCACCTTGCCAGAAGAGCGAATTACCTTTTCCACCGATCCCGAATTCTTGCGAAATTCAGGACTAAATGGCATCCAACACAACAACGCTTTTACAGGGGAAGGACACGGTCCAACTATCAACCCAACTGAGTTCGGCAACGCCCATATTAAAGGCGGAATGACGACCAGCGCCAACTGGATGGTAGTTCGCGACCAGGATGGTAAGGTGCTGTTTGAAGGCACTCCTGCCACCTATGGTGCACAACTGTACTGGGATGGCAATGTTGCTCAAATCTCAGATGCAGAAGGATTAAACATTGGCGAAGGCAACTATCAAACTAACCGGGAAATCACTACTGAAACCACAACCGAGACAACCCAAGAGCAGCGATCAAGGCAAGCGATCGTTGAAACCCAACATACCGTACAAGGGCAAAAAACCTGGAGCACCGTCGAGGCTCAACAGCGCACCGAGCTTTCCACCATAACTAAGCCCTTCCAAACCGAAGAAACAAGTCGATTTAGACAAACCTTCGGTTCTGACCTCCGCTCCATTTTTCCACTCCACAACGTCGCCATTTTGCATCACGACAAAAATACCCCCAGCAACTTTTACTTAAAAACTGGTTTCCAACTCTCTGGCGATGTCAGCAATGAAAGCAACCCCACCCTCTCAGGTCAACTGCGGATTCCACTCGATACCAGACGTGGAACCTCCAGCTTGAATATTCTGGTGGGCGGAGCACCCCAAAATGATCAACCAGGGCAACCTGATTTTTATGCCTTGCTCTTCGCCCAGCTCAATACGCCGTTAGTTCGAGTAGTAGACGGTCAGTATAAACCCAGTCGATTTGTGGCAGGCGTTCGATTTGGTGGTGGAGTTTTCCATGTTCCAATCGCAGAACAAGTGATTACCCGAACAATTTCAAAATCAGGTCTGGACATTCTGTCTGAACGACAAACTTTCAACGACTTCACCACCACCACTTGGGGGCAAGATTTCACCACCAACTTCACGCAACAGGTTGCTAACAACTATGTAGATACCTACCAGGTCAACACAACCATTCGCACACCAGTAACACGAGACATCACCAATCTAGTGGTCACCAGAACGGATGGTTCTACGTTTACGGCTCCCGGTTATCAAACTGTCTCCGAACAGCGCGGCGACACAGTTAGAACCAGTGCAGCATCACTGCTTGGCTCAACGCTGGTAGCATCTACTACAACTATGCAGCCTGGTAGTACCCAATTTTCAGAGGCTCAGGTGCTTTCTCAGCAAACAGCATCGCAACTGGTTGGAGCAGAAACAACCAGCCAGCGGGTGGTGCAGGATGTCAGCGTCAAGCAAACAGTCTCTGAAAAGGATGCATGGGGGCATGTGATGTTTATTAACCCCTACTTTGGGAATTTTGATCTTGCTTCAATTAAAAAGCCAGGCAGTTTGTTATACGAGATTGGCGGCAATTTTGTCAGAAATTCCCTGTTAGGGAATGTCAGCTACAAAGACTCGAATCTTTACCTGACGACCGGAGTACCGCTGTGGAATCCTACCCTATCAGACACAAAAACTGCTGGAACGGGTCTATTGACCATGCGGGCGTATGCAGTCTATTTGCCGATGACAAATGATGTGAGAGTGGGAGCAGGTTTGCAATTGAGCGGCTTTTAA
- a CDS encoding hypothetical protein (IMG reference gene:2510095575), whose product MNTPWLASMALGMIALTPLSAIAQNINQTSLERTEIRTQTHTVVYRNPITVLNRAKNYARQAAEKRNGGLRVYRAEALMHGPVEQTRFVENNDGTVTFTFYGGAPAVKPTIESVVTVAVNGWATKIDYNGPIRSR is encoded by the coding sequence ATGAATACACCTTGGTTAGCCAGTATGGCTTTAGGGATGATTGCCCTAACTCCTCTTTCTGCGATCGCGCAAAATATCAACCAGACCAGCCTTGAGCGTACAGAAATTCGCACCCAGACTCATACTGTAGTTTATCGCAACCCCATCACTGTATTAAACCGAGCTAAAAACTATGCACGGCAAGCCGCAGAAAAACGGAATGGCGGTTTGCGCGTATATCGAGCTGAAGCCTTGATGCACGGTCCCGTTGAGCAAACCCGTTTCGTTGAAAATAATGACGGCACAGTGACCTTCACCTTTTATGGAGGTGCTCCCGCTGTCAAACCCACTATCGAAAGTGTGGTAACCGTTGCAGTGAACGGCTGGGCAACCAAAATAGATTACAACGGTCCAATTCGTTCCCGCTAA
- a CDS encoding Cytochrome B6-F complex subunit 5 (IMG reference gene:2510095576~PFAM: Cytochrome B6-F complex subunit 5~manually curated) yields the protein MIEPILLGIVLGLIPVTLAGLFVAAYLQYRRGNELGL from the coding sequence TTGATCGAACCCATTCTTCTTGGTATTGTTCTGGGTCTGATTCCGGTGACCCTCGCAGGGCTATTTGTCGCGGCGTACCTCCAATATCGTCGTGGTAATGAGCTTGGGCTGTAA
- a CDS encoding cytochrome c, mono- and diheme variants family (IMG reference gene:2510095577~PFAM: Cytochrome c) — MAVFVVLLMLTIGILVSQRMEPYARDVLALKGNPVQGRAIFQMNCAGCHGFQADGRVGPSLLNVSSRKSKVSIIHQVTSGQTPPMPQFQPSPQEMADLLSYLETL; from the coding sequence ATGGCAGTCTTTGTTGTTCTGTTGATGTTAACGATTGGTATCCTTGTGTCTCAGCGTATGGAGCCGTACGCTCGTGATGTCCTTGCTTTGAAAGGAAATCCCGTTCAGGGGCGAGCTATCTTTCAAATGAATTGTGCCGGATGTCATGGGTTTCAAGCTGACGGGCGAGTTGGTCCTAGTTTGTTAAATGTTTCTTCCCGTAAATCCAAAGTCAGTATTATTCATCAAGTTACCAGCGGGCAAACTCCTCCTATGCCTCAGTTTCAACCGTCTCCCCAAGAAATGGCTGATCTTCTGAGTTATTTGGAAACCCTTTAG
- a CDS encoding glycine/D-amino acid oxidase, deaminating (IMG reference gene:2510095578~PFAM: FAD dependent oxidoreductase) — protein MNCVDWLVVGGGITGSALAYELAKQGLSVLLVERHANLQGGTRFGYGGVAYWAGTTQLTRQLCAEGVERLRALSEELDTDIEFRELDLVLTIAPEADVQAIARSYTHFAIPPQLVDVHTACELEPLLNPVEIAGALTVKHGHVHLGKLATAYRKAFMRLGGMVHLGEVSSLLRDQNQSQRIIGITCGAESFYASHVAICAGAMGRALLKTSGISVPLYFTHAELIETPPVQLKLRSLVMPAETKRFELEAKASKAETDHLWDEPGHEPVPPILDAGAIQFLDGSLRIGQMSRTLTDPNAQIDAAASEQAMRNKIERLIPTLKNVPGMWHRCLVSFSRDRLPLIGAIPNLEGVHLFSGFSNPLAITPSLAQRFAKAAVDQPDELLKQMSPGRFT, from the coding sequence ATGAATTGTGTTGATTGGTTAGTAGTGGGTGGAGGAATTACTGGATCTGCACTTGCCTATGAACTGGCAAAGCAGGGGTTGTCCGTTTTGCTGGTGGAACGCCACGCTAACCTTCAGGGAGGAACCCGATTTGGCTATGGGGGAGTGGCGTATTGGGCAGGAACCACTCAGTTAACTCGCCAACTCTGCGCTGAAGGAGTTGAGCGTCTAAGAGCGTTATCAGAAGAACTAGACACAGACATTGAGTTTCGTGAGCTGGATTTGGTTCTGACAATTGCTCCTGAGGCTGATGTGCAAGCGATCGCTCGCTCTTACACTCACTTTGCTATTCCGCCCCAGTTGGTGGATGTACACACAGCTTGCGAACTTGAACCATTGCTCAATCCAGTTGAAATCGCTGGGGCATTGACTGTCAAACATGGGCACGTGCATTTAGGCAAACTGGCCACAGCGTACCGCAAAGCTTTTATGCGCCTGGGAGGAATGGTGCACCTTGGAGAAGTAAGCTCCCTCTTGCGCGATCAAAATCAGTCCCAGAGGATTATTGGCATTACCTGCGGAGCAGAATCCTTTTATGCCAGTCATGTAGCAATTTGTGCCGGAGCTATGGGGCGGGCATTGTTGAAAACATCTGGCATTTCAGTTCCGCTTTACTTTACTCATGCTGAACTAATTGAAACTCCTCCGGTACAACTCAAGTTGCGATCGCTGGTGATGCCCGCTGAAACCAAACGGTTCGAATTGGAGGCGAAAGCGAGCAAAGCCGAGACTGATCACCTGTGGGATGAACCTGGGCACGAGCCAGTGCCGCCGATTCTAGATGCAGGTGCCATTCAGTTTTTGGATGGGAGCCTACGAATTGGGCAGATGAGTCGTACTCTGACTGATCCAAATGCACAGATTGATGCAGCCGCAAGTGAACAGGCAATGCGCAACAAAATCGAGAGACTCATCCCTACCCTCAAAAACGTCCCAGGAATGTGGCATCGGTGCCTGGTATCTTTCAGTCGCGATCGCCTGCCCTTGATTGGGGCAATTCCAAATCTAGAAGGAGTTCACCTGTTCTCAGGTTTCAGCAATCCCTTAGCCATCACCCCATCTCTTGCCCAACGCTTTGCCAAAGCTGCCGTTGATCAGCCCGATGAATTACTTAAACAAATGTCTCCAGGTCGCTTTACTTAA